The following are from one region of the Quercus robur chromosome 1, dhQueRobu3.1, whole genome shotgun sequence genome:
- the LOC126725171 gene encoding NDR1/HIN1-like protein 13 — MTDRVHPRDSPPPQPPVSVNDETSSESSEPMLTLATRPNPCPDKPVPPPGTYVIHIPKDQVYRVPPPENADRYQALTRKSKTRRRPCCRCLCWSFGILAFLLALLAVSAAIFYLVVKPRSPNYSVDAISVSGLNFTAAAAAASSASLTVSPEFDVTVRADNPNEKIGIYYEPKSSVEIYYDDVSLCNGAVPSFYQPSNNVTVFETALKGSGVVLTSTVKNSLLQAQSQGKVPLLLTVRAPVKIKVGSVKSWTITVKVDCDITVDSLTANAKIFSKDCHYGVKIW, encoded by the coding sequence atgaCCGACCGAGTTCACCCACGCGACTCGCCGCCGCCACAGCCACCGGTTTCAGTAAACGACGAAACATCCTCGGAGAGTTCCGAACCAATGTTGACACTCGCCACTCGTCCGAATCCTTGTCCCGACAAACCCGTTCCTCCACCTGGTACCTACGTGATCCACATCCCTAAGGACCAAGTCTACCGTGTTCCTCCGCCGGAAAACGCTGATCGCTACCAAGCCCTCACTCGCAAATCCAAAACTCGCCGCCGGCCGTGCTGTCGCTGCCTCTGCTGGTCCTTCGGAATCCTCGCTTTCCTCCTCGCCCTCCTCGCCGTCTCCGCCGCAATATTCTACCTCGTAGTCAAGCCCCGGTCTCCGAATTACTCCGTCGACGCCATCTCCGTCTCCGGCCTGAACTtcaccgccgccgccgccgccgcgtCATCAGCTTCTCTAACGGTCTCACCTGAGTTCGACGTTACAGTTAGAGCCGATAACCCGAACGAGAAGATCGGGATCTACTACGAACCGAAGAGCTCCGTCGAGATCTATTACGACGACGTTTCTCTCTGTAACGGCGCGGTGCCTTCGTTTTACCAGCCGTCTAATAACGTGACGGTTTTCGAAACGGCGTTAAAGGGCTCCGGTGTGGTTTTGACCAGTACGGTTAAGAATTCGTTGTTGCAAGCTCAGAGCCAAGGGAAAGTGCCGTTACTTTTGACGGTTAGAGCTCCGGTTAAAATTAAAGTGGGGTCCGTTAAGTCTTGGACGATTACCGTTAAGGTTGACTGTGACATAACGGTCGATAGCTTAACGGCCaatgctaaaatattttctaaggaTTGTCACTACGGTGTGAAGATTTGGTAG
- the LOC126725179 gene encoding non-specific lipid transfer protein GPI-anchored 12-like, which produces MTMATAKVFAMVAASVVLFSAFFHSVSAQAEAPGSSPASASAPAVDPCLNSLVNMSDCLTFVVTGSNATKPDKACCPELAGLLESNPICLCELLGSNIAESYGFNIDVKRALKLPSLCGLQTPPVSTCSAAGYPVPGPVGGPSPSESLGLSPGAEPAALPTSGKNGASSNLGFTLAFTVGLAFAFLPVFF; this is translated from the exons ATGACCATGGCCACTGCCAAAGTCTTTGCCATGGTTGCAGCCTCAGTCGTATTGTTTTCTGCATTTTTTCACAGTGTTTCAGCTCAGGCAGAGGCACCAGGTTCATCACCAGCTTCAGCTTCGGCACCAGCAGTGGATCCTTGCCTTAATAGTTTGGTGAACATGTCTGACTGCCTAACTTTTGTGGTGACTGGAAGCAATGCTACAAAGCCTGATAAGGCTTGCTGCCCTGAGCTTGCTGGGCTGCTTGAAAGCAACCCTATTTGCTTGTGTGAGTTGCTTGGGAGCAACATTGCAGAAAGTTATGGGTTCAACATTGATGTCAAAAGGGCTCTCAAGCTTCCTTCTCTTTGTGGTCTTCAAACACCCCCTGTTAGCACTTGCTCAG CTGCGGGATATCCAGTGCCTGGCCCAGTAGGAGGTCCATCACCGAGTGAGTCACTAG gattatcACCAGGAGCAGAACCAGCTGCCCTCCCCACATCAGGGAAAAATGGAGCTTCAAGCAATTTAGGGTTCACCCTAGCTTTTACTGTTGGCTTGGCATTTGCATTTCTTCCAGTATTCTTCTGA